One genomic segment of Myripristis murdjan chromosome 20, fMyrMur1.1, whole genome shotgun sequence includes these proteins:
- the acvr2ba gene encoding activin receptor type-2B codes for MLLCWLTPALLLGTLCAGPSHGEADTRECLYYNVNYELEKTNQSGVERCEGETDKRSHCYASWRNNSGSIELVKKGCWLDDFNCYDRQECVATEESPQVFFCCCEGNFCNERFTHLPDVTGPLIKAPPHSVSVLNVTVYCLLPVTMLSVVLLTAVWLYRHRKPPYGHVDLGEEPAPPPASPLLGLRPLQLLEVKARGRFGCVWKAQMMNELVAVKIFPMQVRDSWQNERDVFMTPGMRHDNILRFIAAEKRGSHLEAELWLITEFHERGSLSDFLKGNAISWLELCHIAESMARGLSYLHEDVPRHKGEGAKPAIAHRDFKSKNVMLRLDLTAVIGDFGLAVRFEPGIPPGDTHGQVGTRRYMAPEVLEGAINFQRDAFLRIDMYAMGLVVWELVSRCKAADGPVDEYMLPFEEEIGQHPSLEELQDVVVHKKMRPAFKDCWLKHIGLAQMCETVEECWDHDAEARLSAGCVEERIGQIRRLAAAVAPPTSDHHALLVSTAAPVPMVTNVDLPPKESSI; via the exons GGCCGAGCCATGGCGAGGCGGACACCCGGGAGTGTTTGTACTACAACGTCAACTACGAGCTGGAGAAGACGAACCAGAGCGGCGTGGAGCGCTGCGAGGGCGAGACGGACAAGCGCTCGCACTGCTACGCCTCCTGGAGGAACAACTCGGGCTCCATCGAGCTCGTCAAGAAGGGCTGCTGGCTGGACGACTTCAACTGCTACGAcag acaggaGTGTGTGGCGACGGAGGAAAGTCCTCAGGTgttcttctgctgctgtgaggGCAACTTCTGCAACGAGCGCTTCACACACCTGCCTGACGTCACCGGCccac tgatcaAAGCCCCCCCTCACAGCGTCAGTGTGTTGAACGTGACTGTTTACTGCCTGCTGCCCGTCACCATGCTGTCTGTCGTCCTGCTCACCGCCGTCTGGCTCTACCGACACCGCAAGCCGCCGTACGGACACGTGGACCTCGGCgag GAGccggctcctcctcctgcgTCTCCTCTGCTGGGCCTGCGGCCGCTGCAGCTCCTGGAGGTCAAAGCCAGGGGGCGCTTCGGCTGCGTGTGGAAGGCCCAGATGATGAACGAGCTCGTGGCCGTGAAGATCTTCCCCATGCAG gtgAGGGACTCGTGGCAGAACGAGCGGGACGTGTTCATGACGCCGGGCATGAGGCACGACAACATCCTGCGCTTCATCGCCGCCGAGAAGCGAGGGAGCCACCTGGAGGCGGAGCTGTGGCTCATCACCGAGTTCCACGAGAGG ggctcTCTCTCAGACTTCCTGAAGGGAAATGCCATCAGCTGGTTGGAGTTGTGTCACATCGCCGAGTCGATGGCTCGCGGTTTGTCGTACCTGCACGAGGACGTCCCGCGCCACAAGGGGGAGGGAGCCAAGCCGGCCATCGCACACAG ggattTTAAGAGTAAGAACGTCATGCTGCGTTTGGACCTCACGGCGGTCATCGGAGATTTCGGTCTCGCCGTTCGCTTCGAGCCGGGGATCCCACCTGGAGACACGCacggccag gtggggACGAGGCGTTACATGGCTCCTGAGGTTTTGGAAGGAGCCATAAACTTCCAGAGAGACGCCTTCCTGCGGATCGACATGTACGCGATGGGCCTGGTGGTGTGGGAGCTGGTGTCCCGCTGCAAGGCCGCCgacg gtcCGGTGGATGAGTACATGCTGCCGTTCGAGGAGGAGATCGGTCAGCACCCgtctctggaggagctgcaggacgtCGTCGTCCACAAGAAGATGAGACCGGCCTTCAAAGACTGCTGGCTCAAACACAtc ggtcTGGCTCAGATGTGTGAGACAGTGGAGGAGTGTTGGGATCACGACGCTGAGGCCCGTCTGTCTGCCGGCTGCGTCGAGGAGCGAATCGGACAGATCCGCCGCCTCGCCGCCGccgtggccccgcccacctccgACCACCACGCCCTCCTCGTCTCCACCGCCGCGCCCGTTCCCATGGTGACCAACGTGGACCTGCCGCCCAAAGAGTCCAGTATATGA